From a single Gimesia fumaroli genomic region:
- a CDS encoding BlaI/MecI/CopY family transcriptional regulator: MARPGSEHPTELELEILKVLWDDSPLPVREVRARLETKAGRPLSHSSVITMLNIMYRKGFVSRKKEGKSFLFSPKLMKKTVTGGIMEDVLSRVFDGSSSELVLNLLETVDLDQAELAEIRKLITRKAKEQKQ, from the coding sequence ATGGCACGTCCGGGATCAGAACATCCTACTGAGCTGGAACTCGAAATCCTCAAAGTATTGTGGGATGACTCGCCGTTACCGGTTCGCGAAGTCAGAGCGCGACTCGAAACCAAAGCAGGCCGTCCACTCTCCCACAGCTCTGTGATCACCATGCTCAATATCATGTATCGCAAAGGGTTTGTCTCGCGAAAGAAAGAGGGCAAATCGTTTCTGTTCTCCCCCAAACTGATGAAGAAAACGGTAACGGGTGGCATCATGGAAGATGTACTCTCGCGTGTGTTCGACGGTTCGTCCTCTGAACTGGTCCTCAACCTGCTCGAAACGGTCGACCTGGATCAGGCTGAACTCGCGGAGATTCGTAAGCTGATCACACGCAAGGCAAAGGAGCAAAAACAATGA
- a CDS encoding neutral/alkaline non-lysosomal ceramidase N-terminal domain-containing protein yields MLNILPKITAGLMLLVVLSGTATHAECGLSAGAAKVDVTPPTLPAIQNGLFLEQKQGKVLDRLHARCFVFKTDRTAIAMVVVDSCMIPRDICQRAKLLASKQTGIPVHRMLIASTHTHSAPSVMNFCLGTSSDPNYERFLPTKLAEGIVKAYENLEPARVGYTSVDAPAHTHCRRWLRDPQQYGDDPFGEKTVRAIMHPGYQNPDFIGPAGPADTGLSLLSIQSADGKRPLGLLANYSMHYFGARGGFSADYYGKFSALMEQKIAGKEHPGFVAAMSQGTSGDLQWMDYSEPRRKNYSIDQYAGELAAIAFDAYKKIEYTTGDPKLGMAETRLTLDRRLPSPARLAWAKELNTSRGDRRPKSKPEVYAEQATWIEEHPQEQIILQVIRIGDLAITAIPNEVYGITGLKLKAQSPFKQTFNMSLANGAAGYIPPPEQHYLGGYTTWPARTAGLEVNAEPQIVAKLLQLLEVLSGEKRKPLTTDFYNDQQRTAIEKAKTDGNNRVNRGAGKG; encoded by the coding sequence ATGTTGAACATTCTCCCAAAAATCACCGCTGGTCTGATGCTGTTGGTCGTCCTCAGTGGTACAGCAACACACGCGGAATGCGGCTTGTCCGCGGGGGCGGCGAAAGTGGATGTCACGCCGCCCACGCTGCCGGCGATTCAGAACGGCTTATTTCTGGAACAGAAACAGGGCAAAGTGCTGGATCGGCTGCACGCACGCTGTTTTGTTTTTAAAACAGACCGGACGGCAATTGCGATGGTGGTCGTTGATTCGTGTATGATTCCCCGCGATATCTGCCAGCGGGCCAAGTTACTTGCCAGCAAACAGACGGGCATTCCCGTGCACCGTATGTTGATCGCATCAACGCACACACACTCGGCGCCCAGCGTGATGAATTTCTGCTTGGGAACATCCAGCGACCCGAACTACGAACGGTTTCTGCCGACAAAGCTGGCCGAGGGAATCGTCAAAGCATATGAGAATCTCGAACCGGCGCGGGTTGGCTATACTTCGGTTGATGCACCCGCGCATACGCACTGTCGTCGCTGGTTGAGAGATCCGCAGCAGTACGGCGATGATCCCTTTGGTGAGAAAACGGTGCGGGCCATCATGCACCCCGGTTATCAGAATCCTGACTTCATCGGCCCCGCTGGACCGGCGGACACCGGGCTCTCGCTGCTCAGTATTCAGTCAGCGGACGGCAAGCGACCGCTTGGTCTGCTCGCCAATTATTCGATGCACTACTTTGGCGCGCGGGGCGGATTTTCCGCCGACTACTACGGTAAGTTTTCGGCGCTGATGGAACAGAAAATCGCGGGGAAAGAGCACCCCGGTTTCGTCGCTGCCATGTCACAAGGGACGTCCGGCGATTTGCAGTGGATGGACTATTCCGAGCCGCGACGAAAAAATTACAGTATCGACCAGTACGCGGGCGAACTGGCCGCCATCGCCTTTGACGCATACAAGAAAATCGAATACACGACCGGCGACCCGAAACTGGGAATGGCGGAAACCCGCTTGACACTGGACCGTCGGCTGCCAAGCCCCGCGCGCTTGGCCTGGGCGAAGGAACTCAATACCAGTCGAGGCGACCGACGACCGAAATCGAAACCGGAAGTCTACGCCGAGCAGGCAACCTGGATCGAGGAACATCCCCAGGAGCAGATCATTCTGCAGGTGATCCGCATCGGCGACCTGGCGATCACGGCGATTCCCAACGAAGTTTATGGCATCACCGGCTTGAAGCTCAAAGCACAAAGCCCGTTCAAGCAGACCTTCAACATGAGCCTGGCCAACGGCGCCGCCGGCTACATCCCACCCCCCGAACAACACTACCTGGGCGGCTACACCACCTGGCCCGCCCGCACCGCCGGCCTGGAAGTCAACGCCGAACCCCAGATCGTCGCCAAACTGCTGCAACTGTTAGAAGTGTTATCAGGTGAAAAACGTAAACCGTTAACCACCGACTTTTACAACGACCAGCAACGCACGGCGATTGAGAAAGCAAAAACGGACGGGAATAATCGGGTGAATCGCGGGGCGGGGAAAGGCTGA
- a CDS encoding formylglycine-generating enzyme family protein, with translation MKIANVDRLLLLSCLILSAGVAQAADPHSQGDSKQIDLGGDVSLEVVYIPPGKFMMGSTPEEKAWATGIEGGATPGTTRESYEGEQPRPMQVRDGFWMGRTEVSVGQFKRFAEETGYVTDAEKPGGETQVFDPEWKITAKAPPHPWISMKGKSWRDPNFGFPLRNSYPVVCVSWNDGRAFCKWLTERERKAGRLPKGLEYRLPTEAEWAYACRGGSQESHYFWWGNDLRDGEGRLNISAVDFLPGRNKIWPLANAPWSDGFAFVSPVDQYGEKGRNGFGMADMCGGVWEIVLDHFDPKGGHEELYFVKENPRPVCRGGNYFDVPGNARCAVRLGLKSESYSDSRDGFRICLGVPRG, from the coding sequence ATGAAAATCGCAAACGTTGATCGTCTGCTGCTGTTGTCCTGTCTCATTTTGAGCGCTGGTGTGGCGCAGGCTGCTGATCCCCACAGTCAGGGAGATTCAAAACAGATTGACCTGGGCGGCGATGTTTCTCTGGAAGTCGTGTATATTCCGCCGGGCAAATTCATGATGGGCAGCACTCCCGAAGAGAAAGCCTGGGCGACCGGCATTGAAGGGGGGGCGACGCCGGGCACCACGCGGGAATCGTATGAAGGGGAACAGCCCCGACCGATGCAAGTCAGGGACGGATTCTGGATGGGCCGCACCGAAGTCAGCGTGGGTCAGTTCAAACGCTTCGCGGAAGAGACCGGCTACGTAACCGATGCCGAGAAACCGGGGGGCGAGACACAGGTGTTTGATCCCGAATGGAAAATCACCGCCAAAGCGCCGCCGCATCCCTGGATCTCGATGAAAGGCAAGAGCTGGCGCGATCCGAATTTCGGGTTTCCCCTGCGAAACAGTTATCCGGTCGTCTGCGTCAGCTGGAATGACGGCCGTGCGTTCTGTAAATGGCTTACCGAGCGCGAACGCAAAGCAGGTCGCTTGCCGAAAGGACTGGAATATCGCCTGCCGACCGAAGCCGAGTGGGCCTATGCCTGTCGAGGGGGCAGCCAGGAGAGCCATTATTTCTGGTGGGGTAATGACCTGCGCGACGGCGAAGGCCGCTTGAATATTTCCGCCGTCGACTTTCTGCCCGGCCGCAACAAAATCTGGCCGCTGGCGAATGCACCCTGGAGTGACGGCTTTGCCTTTGTCTCACCCGTCGATCAGTACGGCGAAAAAGGACGCAACGGTTTCGGAATGGCCGACATGTGTGGCGGCGTCTGGGAAATTGTCCTCGATCACTTCGATCCCAAGGGGGGCCACGAAGAACTCTATTTCGTCAAAGAAAACCCGCGTCCCGTCTGTCGGGGCGGCAACTACTTCGACGTCCCCGGCAACGCCCGCTGCGCTGTCCGTCTGGGACTGAAGAGTGAGAGTTATTCCGACTCCCGCGACGGCTTTCGAATTTGTCTGGGTGTGCCGCGCGGATAG
- a CDS encoding DinB family protein — MDLLDRLLAHDAWTTRQLLEICATLPDEQLDHEFDIGHRTLRATLHHIIGNMEIWSALMAGEPIERSSNQTIAEMRERLSAAAARLKTIGTQVQQTNGWDDVWIDHLDDPPREKTFGTALAHIVTHSMHHRAQVLYMLRLSGVESLPEGDVFSWVNN, encoded by the coding sequence ATGGATTTACTCGATCGACTCTTAGCCCACGATGCCTGGACCACGCGTCAGTTACTCGAAATCTGTGCGACGCTTCCCGACGAACAACTTGATCACGAATTCGACATCGGTCACCGGACACTCCGTGCGACGCTGCACCATATCATCGGCAACATGGAAATCTGGTCGGCACTGATGGCCGGCGAACCAATAGAACGATCATCTAATCAAACGATTGCAGAAATGCGCGAGCGCTTATCGGCTGCAGCAGCACGCCTCAAAACAATTGGTACTCAGGTCCAGCAAACCAACGGCTGGGACGATGTCTGGATCGACCACCTCGACGATCCGCCTCGCGAAAAAACCTTCGGCACCGCCCTGGCCCACATTGTCACCCACAGCATGCACCACCGCGCCCAGGTGCTCTATATGTTAAGGCTCTCAGGTGTAGAGTCACTTCCGGAAGGGGATGTTTTCAGCTGGGTAAACAATTGA
- a CDS encoding FAD-dependent monooxygenase translates to MRILIVGAGIGGMTLAALLKQRGFEPTLIERAPNFDHAGYMLGLWPLGYRVFHGLGLYEQFAAESIECKHYEVRDNHGELVKHWSMDPISDRFGPNLSCTRPQLIKLLHSALESADLRFNTAIESLNDTGDAVTATFNDGTSETFDLVVGADGLHSKVRQLVFGEQPYYHTNWGGWVWWVDVNAVPKETFVEHWGAGRFFGIYPTMEGAGVYAGAPVEGNFDQPGPGRQQRLREQFIGMGELVDTCLAALPDDSADLFFWKLSDVRSKEWTRGRVVLLGDAAAGFLPTAGIGASMAMESAAVLADELSRTNTEFLEHALSLYVKRRQHRVESTQSDSRHLAKMMFIKSATVAHIRDVATKFYSLEQLASSIAKAFDEPI, encoded by the coding sequence ATGCGCATTCTCATCGTCGGTGCCGGCATTGGGGGCATGACGCTCGCCGCCTTACTCAAACAGCGCGGCTTTGAACCCACACTCATCGAACGCGCCCCCAACTTTGACCATGCGGGTTACATGCTGGGTCTCTGGCCGCTCGGCTATCGGGTCTTTCATGGCCTGGGACTCTATGAACAGTTCGCCGCCGAGTCGATTGAATGCAAGCACTACGAAGTTCGCGACAATCACGGCGAACTCGTTAAGCACTGGTCGATGGACCCCATCTCCGACCGCTTCGGCCCCAACCTGAGCTGCACGCGGCCGCAACTCATCAAACTGCTGCACTCGGCCCTCGAAAGCGCCGACCTGCGTTTCAATACTGCCATTGAATCATTGAACGATACCGGAGACGCTGTCACCGCCACCTTCAACGACGGCACGAGCGAAACGTTCGACCTTGTCGTCGGCGCGGACGGGCTGCATTCGAAAGTCCGCCAGCTTGTGTTCGGCGAACAGCCCTACTACCACACGAACTGGGGCGGCTGGGTCTGGTGGGTCGATGTGAATGCGGTTCCGAAAGAAACCTTCGTAGAACACTGGGGCGCGGGCCGCTTCTTCGGCATCTATCCCACAATGGAAGGTGCGGGCGTTTATGCGGGCGCGCCGGTTGAAGGCAACTTCGACCAGCCGGGACCAGGCCGACAACAGCGTCTCCGCGAACAGTTCATTGGCATGGGAGAACTCGTCGACACCTGTCTGGCAGCCCTGCCCGACGACAGCGCAGATCTGTTCTTCTGGAAACTTTCCGACGTCCGTTCGAAAGAGTGGACCCGCGGCCGCGTGGTGCTGCTGGGCGATGCCGCCGCCGGCTTCCTGCCCACCGCGGGCATCGGCGCGTCGATGGCGATGGAGTCCGCCGCCGTCCTCGCCGACGAACTTTCGCGTACGAACACAGAGTTCCTGGAACATGCCTTGTCACTCTACGTCAAACGCCGCCAGCATCGCGTCGAGAGCACACAAAGCGATTCGCGTCATTTAGCCAAAATGATGTTCATCAAATCCGCCACCGTCGCCCACATCCGCGACGTCGCCACGAAATTTTACTCACTGGAACAGCTTGCCAGCTCCATCGCGAAGGCCTTTGATGAACCGATTTAA
- a CDS encoding SGNH/GDSL hydrolase family protein, which produces MNLLRRPLMKTIFSLLLLTTFLLWQPSLTLAEHDGKIQILLLGDSTTEGSIPRRLKPEGPHLESVMEQLLAAEGDLPPCHVINSSLSGEYIKRLFDSGRYDRDAAKLPGVDYVFIRYGLNDRAKRENFTENFPKDFHDLLARLRKDHPNAVLVPMTVIPFSNEEVSKEINDLVFQVAKEENLEVFDIYPRYAAELKKGFNMLNYRRYPVEKVPEKYQDLVKPFIMGGRVVVMANELDPILGDLPGWYSDRHPNLAGYNVIADETVKYLAPKLRARKSVEKSGK; this is translated from the coding sequence ATGAACTTACTGCGACGCCCCTTGATGAAAACCATTTTCTCACTGCTCCTGCTGACAACGTTCTTATTGTGGCAGCCTTCGCTGACTTTAGCCGAGCACGACGGCAAGATTCAGATCCTCCTGCTGGGGGACAGCACCACAGAAGGCAGCATTCCGCGTCGGCTCAAACCGGAAGGGCCGCATCTGGAATCGGTGATGGAACAACTGCTGGCAGCGGAAGGGGATCTGCCCCCCTGTCATGTAATCAATTCCAGCCTGAGCGGCGAATACATTAAGCGCCTGTTCGATTCGGGGCGCTACGATCGCGACGCCGCCAAGCTGCCGGGCGTCGATTACGTCTTCATCCGTTACGGCTTGAACGACCGGGCCAAGCGTGAGAACTTCACCGAGAATTTTCCGAAAGACTTTCACGATCTGCTCGCGCGATTGAGGAAAGATCATCCCAACGCGGTCCTGGTTCCGATGACCGTGATCCCGTTTTCGAATGAAGAAGTCAGCAAGGAAATCAACGACTTGGTATTCCAGGTGGCGAAAGAAGAAAATCTGGAAGTATTTGATATCTATCCCCGTTATGCCGCCGAGTTGAAAAAGGGATTCAATATGCTCAACTACCGCCGGTATCCGGTGGAGAAAGTGCCCGAGAAATATCAGGACCTGGTAAAACCATTCATCATGGGAGGTCGAGTGGTGGTAATGGCCAACGAACTCGACCCGATTCTAGGAGACCTGCCGGGCTGGTATTCTGATCGGCATCCGAATCTGGCGGGCTACAATGTGATCGCCGACGAAACGGTAAAATACCTGGCTCCCAAACTCCGCGCCCGCAAGTCTGTTGAGAAATCAGGCAAGTAA
- a CDS encoding M56 family metallopeptidase produces MTWHTLIDPAFNGRLCLTLMHSIWQVSLLALVVWSLDRFWRNASVERRYTLHVIALVTAILAVPVTYQLLDVAEPERQITDESLTLTTETKPEPTPSAVSPIYPEQIVSRKTQNSKPQTQRSFQTQPIEATRTSSATPPTVNSSTQWLWLAPWIMAVYIIGVALMLTRLIIASIRANRLGSQADLVTEGPLVEALRSLAQQWSMKVVPALARAEQIVVPKVIGIIRPTILLPASAISGLSTEELELILAHELAHVRRYDIWIYLLQRFAEAVLFFNPLLWYLSRRISVLREFCCDEMACQTPPTSDSSSAFESRVEYATALLRIAELAKRSNATTPDLSSLAASGKSPSEMRRRVARLFGEPLREPLRVSRTGVLALLALTLALPLVSLVSTSTAQTVSKKEEPAKKPVSQKTLPPANNTSKAKEDSRTFRLNVVDPAGKPVPNALIEARTDPAVTPEQIQRGTYVRKSTYGPYVKTDEKGVLQLTVHTRLKRFNLSIKQPGYAPYWASWSSIPDEFTAQLDAAWTVGGTVVDEAGTPIAGAKISPGIYFKKRPGDSSKLGVGTRITTDVKGQWRYEHVPASKPDVHIDVNHPDYSPWRDRVSRSEFEIKENQTPAPRIVLDRGLVITGSVTDENGKPIPGALVRTKFTNDLRKATTDERGVYLLTGCEPRLTRVVVSAKDHAPEVQEVRVDPEMEPVDFVLKPGGKIRIRVVDEQGKGIPKSRILFQHWRGSWIGFFEFDYVNQYADENGVWEWNEAPLDEFQADICRPGGMYLSSQTLIARDEEYVFTPPKMLAPSGRVVDAKTKQPIKKFLVTHGVQSSRTQSRILWLTSDRSEAREGTYRLRIARDAPGHYIRVAAPGYRVAVSRKLQNTEGDVKLDFELEPAQDIATTILTPDGKPAVDAKIAVGVKDTQISIRNGDIRDSSTSATLVHSNTAGHFHTPATSEPFQLVITHPAGFAHYKSDSGPLPDPLRLTPWARVEGQFRIGNQPAPKVYLTIQESIFLQSNENGPRFSTWTIKPTGPDGQYDFDRVFPGKGYLSRSLSHLVFEGAREVTSAILVPLEFVAGKTIHLDLGHTGRPVIGKLVPPEKHQEKVTWQFASIDGYSFLDPPPGIMALEELQKDPQKYLTWYKNWKASERYATEKASFEKYEVAHEKMILESLRFRASVAPNGSFRIDDVPAGTYAMTVYFHSDNPKIHPSPGHLINYIFSVPPAEKNSEAKPIDLGTLTLKK; encoded by the coding sequence ATGACCTGGCACACACTGATTGACCCGGCTTTCAACGGTCGCCTTTGCCTGACACTCATGCACTCGATCTGGCAGGTTTCACTGCTGGCGCTGGTTGTCTGGAGTCTCGATCGTTTTTGGCGCAACGCCTCGGTCGAACGGCGTTACACGCTTCATGTCATCGCCCTCGTAACAGCGATCCTCGCCGTACCAGTCACGTATCAACTGTTAGACGTTGCTGAACCAGAACGCCAAATCACGGACGAATCACTCACGCTCACAACAGAGACCAAACCAGAACCCACTCCCTCTGCAGTCTCTCCTATCTACCCGGAACAGATTGTTTCGAGGAAGACACAAAACAGCAAACCACAGACGCAACGCTCCTTTCAAACTCAGCCCATCGAAGCCACACGCACTTCGAGTGCGACACCCCCAACCGTCAACTCGTCAACTCAGTGGTTGTGGCTGGCACCCTGGATTATGGCCGTTTACATCATAGGCGTCGCACTGATGCTGACGCGTCTGATCATCGCCAGCATCCGCGCCAACCGACTGGGTTCGCAAGCCGATTTAGTCACTGAAGGTCCCCTTGTGGAAGCACTGCGGTCTCTGGCACAACAATGGTCGATGAAGGTCGTACCTGCCCTGGCTCGCGCAGAACAGATCGTTGTGCCTAAAGTCATCGGCATTATCCGGCCCACGATTCTGTTGCCAGCATCCGCCATCAGTGGGCTCTCTACAGAGGAACTCGAATTGATTCTCGCGCATGAGCTGGCTCATGTCAGACGTTACGATATTTGGATCTACCTGCTCCAGCGTTTCGCTGAGGCCGTTCTGTTTTTCAATCCACTGCTATGGTATCTCAGTCGCCGTATCAGCGTGCTCCGCGAATTTTGCTGCGATGAAATGGCATGCCAGACACCACCCACTTCCGATTCCTCGTCGGCATTTGAATCGCGCGTGGAATACGCGACGGCTCTGTTGCGTATCGCCGAACTGGCAAAACGGAGTAACGCAACCACACCGGATCTCTCTTCGCTCGCCGCCAGCGGAAAGTCGCCGTCCGAAATGCGCCGTCGCGTGGCCCGACTGTTTGGTGAACCACTGCGCGAACCCTTACGCGTTTCTCGAACTGGCGTACTCGCCCTGCTGGCGTTGACATTAGCATTGCCCCTGGTCTCGCTCGTCTCGACGTCCACCGCACAGACGGTGAGCAAAAAAGAGGAACCAGCGAAAAAACCCGTTTCCCAGAAAACGCTGCCTCCTGCCAACAACACGTCAAAAGCAAAAGAGGATTCGCGCACGTTCCGACTCAACGTCGTTGATCCTGCCGGAAAACCGGTACCGAACGCTTTGATTGAAGCCCGCACCGATCCGGCCGTGACTCCCGAACAAATTCAACGCGGCACATACGTCCGCAAGAGCACCTATGGCCCCTATGTGAAGACCGACGAGAAAGGCGTGCTCCAGCTGACGGTACACACTCGTCTCAAGCGATTTAATCTCAGCATCAAACAACCCGGCTATGCCCCCTATTGGGCCAGTTGGAGTTCAATCCCGGACGAGTTCACAGCTCAACTAGATGCCGCCTGGACGGTCGGAGGCACAGTTGTGGACGAAGCAGGAACGCCGATTGCGGGCGCCAAGATTTCACCTGGCATCTATTTTAAAAAACGCCCCGGCGATTCCAGTAAACTGGGAGTTGGCACAAGAATCACCACCGATGTGAAAGGCCAATGGAGGTACGAACATGTTCCCGCGTCAAAACCCGATGTCCATATTGATGTGAATCATCCCGATTATAGCCCCTGGAGAGACCGCGTCTCGCGTAGTGAATTTGAAATCAAAGAAAATCAAACGCCCGCCCCACGTATCGTCCTCGATCGTGGGCTCGTCATTACTGGCAGTGTGACTGATGAAAACGGCAAGCCCATTCCCGGTGCGCTGGTCAGAACCAAATTCACGAACGACCTTCGCAAAGCCACCACCGACGAACGGGGCGTCTACCTGCTCACCGGCTGCGAGCCCCGCTTGACGCGTGTCGTCGTTTCTGCCAAAGATCACGCCCCTGAAGTACAGGAAGTCCGTGTCGACCCCGAGATGGAGCCCGTCGATTTTGTCCTGAAACCAGGAGGCAAGATCCGAATTCGTGTGGTTGACGAACAAGGCAAAGGTATTCCTAAATCCAGGATCTTGTTCCAGCACTGGCGAGGATCCTGGATTGGATTCTTTGAATTTGACTACGTCAATCAATATGCCGATGAGAATGGTGTCTGGGAATGGAATGAAGCCCCCCTTGATGAATTTCAGGCCGACATCTGTCGTCCGGGTGGCATGTATCTGAGTAGCCAGACACTCATCGCCCGCGATGAAGAATACGTATTCACGCCCCCCAAGATGCTAGCTCCCTCGGGACGTGTGGTTGATGCCAAAACAAAACAACCCATCAAAAAGTTCCTTGTGACTCACGGTGTTCAAAGTTCACGTACTCAATCCCGTATCTTATGGCTCACGTCTGATCGTTCCGAAGCGCGGGAGGGAACGTATCGGTTACGCATCGCGCGTGATGCACCGGGACATTATATTCGTGTGGCAGCCCCCGGCTATCGAGTCGCTGTTTCGCGAAAACTGCAAAACACTGAGGGAGACGTGAAGCTTGACTTCGAACTCGAACCGGCACAAGACATCGCCACGACAATCCTGACACCTGACGGAAAACCAGCCGTAGACGCTAAAATTGCGGTCGGAGTGAAAGATACCCAGATCAGTATACGCAACGGAGATATTCGCGACAGCTCCACATCTGCAACACTGGTCCACTCCAATACCGCTGGTCATTTTCATACTCCCGCTACAAGCGAGCCGTTTCAGCTCGTCATCACCCACCCTGCCGGCTTCGCTCACTATAAATCAGACTCAGGCCCTCTGCCCGATCCGTTGCGCCTGACACCCTGGGCCCGCGTGGAAGGTCAATTTCGAATCGGTAATCAGCCTGCTCCCAAAGTTTATCTCACGATTCAGGAAAGCATTTTCCTCCAGTCAAATGAGAATGGCCCCCGATTTTCAACCTGGACGATCAAACCGACAGGGCCCGACGGTCAGTATGATTTTGACCGTGTGTTTCCCGGCAAAGGTTATCTTAGCCGTTCCCTTTCGCATCTGGTATTTGAAGGAGCCAGGGAAGTCACCTCGGCAATTTTGGTGCCTCTGGAATTCGTTGCTGGGAAAACGATTCATCTTGATCTGGGACACACGGGCCGTCCCGTCATCGGCAAACTGGTCCCGCCCGAGAAGCACCAAGAGAAAGTGACCTGGCAATTCGCCTCGATTGACGGATATTCCTTTCTGGATCCCCCTCCCGGTATCATGGCTTTAGAAGAACTACAGAAAGATCCTCAGAAGTACCTGACCTGGTATAAAAACTGGAAAGCATCGGAACGCTATGCAACAGAGAAAGCCAGCTTTGAGAAATACGAGGTGGCTCATGAAAAAATGATCTTGGAATCACTCCGCTTCCGCGCCAGCGTTGCCCCCAATGGCTCCTTCCGCATCGATGATGTGCCTGCGGGAACTTATGCGATGACCGTTTATTTCCATTCCGATAATCCGAAAATACATCCCTCTCCCGGCCATCTCATCAACTACATTTTCTCAGTACCACCTGCAGAAAAGAACAGCGAAGCAAAACCAATCGATCTGGGCACGCTGACGCTGAAAAAATAG